One window of Brevibacterium pigmentatum genomic DNA carries:
- a CDS encoding helix-turn-helix domain-containing protein, with the protein MGWSTSELARLTGTTVNTIRHYHKLGLLTEPERMSNGYKQYGASHLLRLHQIRRMRELGIPLADIGAVEDDHEQQQLALKQLESDLGEQIAALEKARTEVSQLLEHGAPIDTASGFIDIAARMSNSDRALMNIYSTLYEESALAEMRSIMSETTPYDQEVDELAEDADDATRARLAEQIAPSMKRQLEAKPWLLAPTERMTGDVKMGQAAIIGSLRELYNDAQIDVIQRAFIAVFPNLDIPDADRERFIAFIKHVAAEEEG; encoded by the coding sequence GTGGGATGGAGCACGAGCGAATTGGCGCGTCTGACCGGAACCACGGTCAATACGATTCGGCATTATCACAAGCTCGGGCTGCTCACCGAGCCCGAACGGATGAGCAACGGATACAAACAGTACGGGGCTTCCCACCTGCTGCGACTCCATCAGATCCGGCGGATGCGCGAGCTCGGGATCCCGTTGGCTGATATCGGTGCGGTCGAAGACGATCACGAACAGCAGCAGCTCGCCCTCAAACAGCTCGAGTCCGACCTCGGTGAGCAGATCGCGGCCCTGGAAAAGGCACGCACCGAGGTGTCCCAGCTCCTCGAACACGGAGCGCCGATCGATACTGCTTCAGGCTTCATCGACATCGCCGCCCGGATGTCGAACTCCGATCGCGCACTGATGAACATCTATTCGACCCTGTACGAGGAATCGGCGCTCGCGGAGATGCGGTCCATCATGTCCGAGACCACACCGTACGACCAGGAAGTCGATGAGCTCGCCGAGGATGCCGACGACGCCACCCGCGCACGCTTGGCAGAGCAGATCGCCCCGAGTATGAAGCGACAGCTCGAAGCGAAACCCTGGCTCCTCGCGCCGACCGAGCGGATGACCGGGGACGTGAAGATGGGGCAGGCTGCGATCATCGGCTCGCTCAGAGAGCTCTACAACGACGCGCAGATCGACGTCATCCAGCGTGCCTTCATCGCCGTCTTCCCGAATCTCGATATCCCGGACGCCGACCGCGAGCGGTTCATCGCTTTCATCAAGCACGTTGCCGCGGAGGAAGAAGGCTGA